A DNA window from Prosthecobacter debontii contains the following coding sequences:
- a CDS encoding PepSY-associated TM helix domain-containing protein, giving the protein MHLTFHRSIFWAHLIAGIVAGLIILSMAISGFMISYEVQIMEWANRDLRVAVPEGGATPLDIESLLTQVQKQKPDLQPTGYTWKADPAAPVTLSMGREGTYFANPYTGEFLGEGDHTWHDFFHTVTDWHRFLSGTGLEREVGKAITGAGTLVFGVLLLSGIYLWWPKHWRWTNVKAVLLFNRKLKGRARDWNWHNVVGFWTAFPMIFIILTGLIISYSWANNLLFRATGNEPPPPRNRPAGGPSGPGGNMAQAGGPRGEGGPRGERPSPPPPSLAGLAPLLTQVRQDTPGWQSLSLRMPQQPGAAFPVMVDRGGRGQVHLRTMLNLDTTQQKVLPSPDDITQQNLGRRLRMYSRYLHTGELFGVVGQTIAALCTLAATMLVWTGFALAWRRFFGRSKKTASAET; this is encoded by the coding sequence ATGCATCTCACCTTTCACCGCAGCATTTTCTGGGCTCATCTCATTGCCGGCATCGTGGCTGGCCTCATCATCCTCTCCATGGCTATCAGCGGTTTCATGATCTCCTACGAGGTGCAGATCATGGAGTGGGCCAATCGTGACCTGCGGGTGGCTGTCCCTGAAGGCGGTGCCACACCGCTGGACATCGAAAGCCTGCTGACTCAGGTGCAGAAGCAGAAGCCTGATCTGCAACCCACCGGCTACACCTGGAAGGCAGATCCCGCAGCTCCAGTCACCCTCTCCATGGGGCGTGAGGGCACTTACTTTGCCAACCCCTACACCGGCGAGTTTCTTGGTGAGGGTGATCACACCTGGCATGACTTCTTTCATACCGTCACCGACTGGCATCGCTTTCTCAGCGGCACCGGCCTGGAGCGTGAAGTGGGTAAGGCCATCACCGGTGCTGGCACCCTCGTCTTTGGAGTCTTGCTCCTCAGTGGCATCTATCTCTGGTGGCCGAAGCACTGGCGTTGGACGAATGTAAAGGCCGTGCTGCTTTTCAATCGCAAGCTCAAAGGCCGCGCCCGCGACTGGAACTGGCACAACGTCGTGGGTTTCTGGACCGCCTTCCCCATGATCTTCATCATCCTGACCGGATTGATCATCTCCTACTCCTGGGCCAACAACCTGCTCTTCCGCGCCACCGGCAACGAACCACCACCGCCCCGTAATCGTCCCGCCGGAGGCCCTAGCGGACCTGGAGGCAACATGGCTCAAGCTGGTGGTCCTCGCGGTGAAGGCGGCCCTCGTGGTGAGCGTCCCTCCCCTCCTCCCCCCTCGTTGGCAGGCTTGGCCCCTTTGCTGACTCAAGTTCGTCAGGACACTCCCGGCTGGCAGAGTCTCAGCCTGCGCATGCCTCAGCAGCCAGGGGCCGCGTTTCCCGTGATGGTGGATCGAGGTGGACGCGGCCAAGTGCATCTGCGCACCATGCTCAACCTGGACACCACCCAACAAAAAGTGCTTCCAAGCCCAGACGACATCACTCAGCAGAATCTCGGGCGGCGCCTGCGCATGTATTCCCGCTACCTGCATACCGGAGAGCTATTTGGCGTGGTGGGTCAAACCATCGCTGCCCTATGCACCCTCGCCGCTACCATGCTGGTGTGGACAGGCTTTGCCTTGGCCTGGCGTAGATTCTTTGGACGCTCGAAGAAAACCGCATCGGCCGAGACCTAG
- a CDS encoding Fe2+-dependent dioxygenase — protein sequence MLLTLPDVLTPEQTAQARQILDAADWVDGKGTTGYQSAKAKDNMQLPFESPAAREVGDMILKALATNPLFQASALPLHIMPPMFNRYAGGQSFGTHVDNAIRHIHGTGMRIRTDLSMTLFFSDPEEYDGGELCIEDTYGVQSVKLPRGHMVLYPSTSLHHVTPVTRGARVSAFFWLQSMIRDNGQRAMLFDLDLSIQRLAHELAGNEVAEKTGVQLTGVYHNLLRQWAEM from the coding sequence ATGCTCCTCACTCTCCCAGACGTCCTTACCCCGGAACAAACGGCTCAGGCCCGCCAGATCCTGGATGCGGCGGACTGGGTGGATGGTAAAGGCACAACCGGCTATCAATCCGCCAAGGCCAAGGACAACATGCAACTGCCCTTTGAGAGCCCGGCGGCCCGTGAAGTGGGAGACATGATCCTGAAAGCCCTCGCCACGAATCCTCTCTTCCAGGCCTCGGCTCTGCCACTCCACATCATGCCGCCGATGTTCAATCGCTACGCAGGTGGGCAATCCTTTGGCACCCATGTGGACAATGCCATCCGCCATATCCATGGCACTGGAATGCGCATCCGCACAGACCTCAGCATGACGCTGTTTTTCTCGGATCCAGAGGAATACGATGGCGGTGAACTGTGCATCGAGGACACCTACGGCGTGCAGAGCGTGAAGCTACCGCGCGGGCACATGGTGCTTTATCCCTCCACCAGCCTGCATCACGTCACCCCTGTCACTCGCGGTGCCCGTGTCTCCGCATTCTTCTGGCTGCAGAGCATGATCCGGGACAATGGACAGCGCGCCATGCTCTTTGACCTGGACCTTTCCATCCAGAGGCTGGCTCATGAACTGGCGGGGAATGAAGTCGCCGAAAAAACAGGCGTGCAACTCACCGGTGTGTATCACAATCTGCTCCGCCAATGGGCTGAAATGTAG
- a CDS encoding TonB-dependent receptor, with translation MSSIRSLPQGLAWTSTLGFIGSLAAQTAAPAPTDVPAEGSIEELPEVVVTAETEKVYKAERLQSPKYTEPLRDIPQTITVIPKAVIEDRGAFSLRDVLRNTPGISMQAGEGGGGLPGDMLTIRGFGSRGDIYQDGVRDIAGYNRDPFNTEQVEIAKGPSSTTSGRGSTGGSVNLSTKLANQERGGNFSQSFGTDNLYRSTLDYNQPLSEHSALRVNAMYHSADTPGRDIVNQERYGIAASLAFGLGTDTRLFLNYQHMTENNIPDYGIPWVPATKTGTLADSRNEAPPVDFDSFYGREVTDFEDIQSDLITSILEHDFSEHLKLRNVLRYSRTYRHSNITAPRFVSSTDATTTLNRQQQHREQTQEILSNQTNLIAEFDTGPLLKHALVAGMEISWERQMNANASTLAADQPLSRTDLFDPNRNDGHKARPVLPGGAEAHLDTISFYVFDTINIGKHFELGGGVRYDHLEAEARGPGGTAGFSNTDDLFSWKASLVYKPVEYGSIYFGYGTSFNPSIDTNTGLGLSAAQSTLDPEENRSYELGTKWELLDERLLLTAALFRTEKTNARTTDIAGDTVLAGNQVVNGIEFGISGQITKNWNIIAGYAYMESEVEESGNAAELGQSLGNTPDHSFNIWTTYNLPFRVQIGFGAQYVGDRQNGNSNTSRTAPAYWTCDAMLNYEVNDKFNVRLNVYNIADERYIDRVGGGHFIPGAGRSAAITATYKF, from the coding sequence ATGTCCTCCATCCGCTCTCTGCCTCAGGGTCTTGCCTGGACCTCCACGCTGGGCTTCATCGGCAGCCTTGCCGCCCAGACCGCTGCCCCCGCCCCCACCGATGTTCCAGCCGAAGGCAGCATCGAGGAACTGCCGGAAGTGGTCGTCACCGCTGAGACCGAGAAAGTGTATAAAGCTGAGCGCCTGCAGAGCCCAAAATACACAGAGCCTCTTCGTGACATCCCCCAAACCATCACCGTCATTCCAAAAGCAGTGATCGAAGATCGCGGTGCCTTCAGTCTGCGTGATGTGCTCCGTAACACCCCCGGCATCTCCATGCAGGCAGGTGAAGGCGGCGGCGGTCTTCCTGGTGACATGCTGACGATCCGTGGATTCGGTTCTCGGGGTGATATCTACCAAGACGGTGTCCGCGACATTGCCGGATACAACCGAGACCCCTTCAATACGGAACAGGTCGAAATTGCCAAGGGACCTTCCTCCACCACATCGGGCCGCGGCTCCACGGGTGGCTCTGTGAACTTGAGCACCAAGCTGGCTAACCAAGAGCGCGGCGGCAACTTCTCTCAATCCTTCGGTACCGACAATCTGTATCGCAGCACGCTGGACTACAATCAGCCACTGTCTGAGCACTCCGCTCTACGCGTCAACGCCATGTATCACTCAGCAGATACCCCTGGACGCGATATCGTCAATCAAGAGCGTTATGGCATCGCTGCTTCCTTGGCTTTTGGTTTGGGCACAGACACTCGTCTCTTCTTGAACTACCAACACATGACGGAAAACAACATCCCTGATTATGGTATCCCTTGGGTTCCGGCCACCAAAACGGGGACCTTGGCTGACTCGCGAAATGAAGCGCCTCCCGTCGATTTCGACAGTTTTTATGGTCGTGAGGTCACAGACTTCGAAGACATCCAAAGTGATCTCATCACGAGTATTTTGGAACACGATTTTTCAGAACACCTCAAATTGCGCAACGTGCTGCGTTACAGCCGTACTTACCGCCACTCCAATATTACGGCACCTCGGTTTGTCAGTAGCACTGACGCAACGACGACTCTGAATCGCCAGCAACAACACCGTGAGCAGACCCAAGAAATTCTGTCCAATCAGACAAACCTGATCGCAGAGTTTGACACGGGACCTCTGCTTAAACATGCATTGGTGGCGGGCATGGAAATCTCTTGGGAGCGCCAGATGAACGCCAACGCTTCGACGCTTGCCGCTGATCAGCCCCTGAGCCGAACGGATCTTTTTGACCCGAATCGGAACGATGGACACAAAGCACGCCCTGTGCTGCCTGGCGGTGCCGAGGCGCATCTCGACACCATCTCCTTCTACGTCTTCGATACCATCAACATCGGTAAACATTTCGAACTCGGTGGTGGCGTCCGTTATGATCACCTGGAGGCTGAGGCACGTGGGCCAGGAGGAACGGCAGGTTTCAGCAACACCGATGATCTGTTTAGCTGGAAAGCAAGCCTCGTGTATAAGCCCGTGGAATACGGAAGCATCTACTTCGGCTACGGCACATCCTTCAACCCCTCGATTGACACCAACACTGGTCTGGGCCTGAGCGCAGCTCAATCCACTCTAGACCCCGAAGAAAACCGCAGCTACGAACTGGGCACCAAATGGGAACTGCTGGATGAACGCCTGCTGCTCACCGCGGCCCTCTTCCGCACGGAAAAAACCAATGCACGCACGACCGACATTGCTGGTGACACCGTACTTGCGGGTAACCAAGTCGTGAATGGCATTGAATTTGGCATCTCTGGCCAGATCACCAAAAACTGGAACATCATTGCAGGCTATGCCTACATGGAGAGCGAAGTTGAAGAGTCTGGCAATGCCGCTGAACTGGGTCAATCTTTGGGCAACACTCCGGACCATAGCTTCAACATCTGGACCACTTATAACTTACCCTTCCGCGTGCAGATCGGTTTCGGTGCCCAGTATGTGGGTGATCGCCAGAATGGAAATTCCAACACCTCCCGAACAGCTCCAGCTTATTGGACTTGTGACGCGATGCTGAACTACGAAGTGAACGATAAGTTCAACGTCCGCCTGAATGTTTATAACATCGCTGACGAACGCTACATCGACCGCGTAGGTGGTGGCCACTTCATTCCGGGTGCTGGGCGCTCCGCAGCAATCACAGCGACCTATAAGTTCTAA